From a single Lactococcus carnosus genomic region:
- the purK gene encoding 5-(carboxyamino)imidazole ribonucleotide synthase gives MTETKPEIKTIGIIGGGQLGQMMAISAIYMGYKVITLDPDPTCPASQVAQQIVAPYDDAAAIAELAERSDVLTYEFENVSADALAPYEAKLPQGLDLLRISQNRILEKAFLTQVGVKVAPYTVINSPADLANLDLSLKHVVKTATGGYDGHGQVVVEGVEDLASAEVLASHQPCVSEEFVDYLKEISVIISGNGTSFSVFPVCENEHRQNILDKTIMPARISAYLEKEARQIALKIAKSLKLSGTMCVEMFVTQHDILVNEIAPRPHNSGHATIEACDFSQFDLHIRGVLGLKLPQVVLQSQAVMLQVLGQDMSAAREFAQENPSTHLHLYGKIEAKENRKMGHITVLTDDYTVHL, from the coding sequence TTGACTGAGACTAAGCCTGAAATCAAAACAATAGGGATTATTGGCGGTGGACAGTTGGGACAGATGATGGCCATATCAGCTATTTACATGGGCTATAAAGTGATCACCTTAGATCCCGATCCCACTTGTCCAGCATCTCAGGTGGCCCAACAGATTGTTGCGCCTTATGATGATGCCGCAGCGATTGCTGAACTAGCTGAGCGTTCGGATGTCTTAACCTATGAATTTGAAAATGTCTCAGCAGATGCATTAGCACCTTATGAAGCTAAACTGCCACAAGGATTAGACTTACTACGCATCTCACAAAACCGAATTTTAGAAAAGGCATTTCTAACACAGGTAGGGGTAAAAGTGGCGCCTTATACTGTCATTAATTCGCCAGCAGATTTAGCTAATCTTGATTTATCGCTTAAACATGTTGTCAAAACAGCAACAGGCGGTTATGATGGGCATGGACAAGTTGTTGTCGAGGGCGTTGAAGATTTGGCAAGCGCAGAGGTACTTGCTAGCCATCAGCCTTGTGTATCTGAGGAGTTTGTAGACTATTTAAAGGAAATATCGGTCATTATTTCTGGTAATGGGACGTCATTTTCTGTCTTTCCAGTCTGTGAAAATGAGCATCGTCAAAATATCCTTGATAAGACGATCATGCCAGCTAGGATATCAGCCTATTTGGAAAAAGAAGCGCGACAAATCGCTTTGAAAATAGCCAAATCCTTAAAATTATCGGGTACCATGTGTGTAGAGATGTTTGTCACACAACATGATATTTTGGTGAATGAAATCGCACCCCGTCCTCATAACTCAGGTCATGCAACCATTGAAGCCTGTGATTTTTCTCAGTTCGACTTGCATATCAGAGGGGTTCTAGGACTAAAATTACCTCAAGTTGTCTTACAGTCACAAGCAGTCATGTTACAAGTATTAGGACAAGATATGTCAGCTGCAAGGGAATTTGCACAAGAAAATCCTAGCACACACTTGCATTTATATGGTAAAATTGAAGCAAAGGAAAATCGTAAGATGGGTCATATCACGGTATTGACTGATGATTATACGGTTCACTTGTAA
- the purE gene encoding 5-(carboxyamino)imidazole ribonucleotide mutase, giving the protein MFNQPKVAIIMGSKSDWETMKKAADVLDLFGMPYEKKVISAHRTPDLMFDFSEKARGRGIQVIIAGAGGAAHLPGMVAAKTTLPVIGVPVKSRTLNGVDSLLSIVQMPGGVPVATMSIGDAGAQNAGLYALQILTLADDDLANRMAKFREDQMQTVIESSDQLD; this is encoded by the coding sequence ATGTTTAATCAACCTAAAGTAGCTATTATAATGGGCAGTAAATCCGACTGGGAAACGATGAAAAAGGCCGCAGATGTACTCGATTTATTTGGGATGCCTTATGAAAAAAAAGTCATTTCTGCACACAGAACACCTGACTTGATGTTTGACTTTTCTGAAAAAGCACGTGGTCGTGGCATTCAAGTGATCATTGCTGGTGCAGGCGGTGCCGCGCACTTGCCAGGTATGGTTGCAGCCAAAACGACACTTCCTGTCATTGGTGTGCCAGTTAAATCGCGTACTTTAAATGGTGTAGATTCACTTTTGTCGATTGTTCAGATGCCAGGTGGTGTACCAGTTGCAACCATGTCCATAGGTGACGCTGGTGCACAAAATGCTGGCTTATATGCGCTCCAAATCCTCACACTCGCAGATGATGATTTAGCTAACCGTATGGCCAAGTTCCGAGAAGATCAGATGCAGACTGTTATAGAAAGTAGTGACCAACTTGACTGA
- the purD gene encoding phosphoribosylamine--glycine ligase: MKLLVIGSGGREHAIAKKLLDSPEVTTVYAAPGNAGMKRDGIDTVSIAISQHDELIHFAKSNAITYTFVGPDDALAAGIVDAFEHAGLTVFGPTQSAAELEWSKDYAKYIMNKYDIPTADHKTFSDFDAAVSYIESKGAPIVIKADGLALGKGVVVAETVSDAIDFTRDVLTNNKFGKSRVIVEDFLVGEEFSLFAFVKGDRFYMMPTAQDHKRAYDNDKGPNTGGMGAYSPVPHIAQSVVDTAIEMIIRPVVSGMVKEDRSYTGILYVGLIITAAGPKVIEFNARFGDPEAQVILPRLTSDFAVNMLDLLSDKVPSFSWLTSGVTLGVVVAAKGYPGDYEKGVALPEKTSGEITTYYAGVAENDASTLVTNGGRVYLLETTADTVASAQDIIYQTLAVQDTTGLFYRTDIGDKAHV, translated from the coding sequence TTGAAATTACTTGTAATAGGCTCGGGTGGACGTGAGCATGCGATTGCTAAGAAATTACTTGATAGTCCTGAGGTGACAACAGTATATGCGGCGCCAGGGAATGCTGGTATGAAGCGTGATGGGATTGACACTGTTTCAATCGCGATAAGTCAGCATGATGAGCTGATTCACTTTGCAAAATCAAATGCGATCACCTATACATTTGTTGGTCCAGATGATGCCTTAGCTGCAGGGATAGTTGATGCGTTTGAGCATGCTGGCTTGACTGTATTTGGACCGACTCAGTCTGCAGCAGAGTTGGAGTGGTCAAAAGACTATGCTAAATATATCATGAACAAGTATGATATCCCGACAGCTGACCACAAGACATTTAGCGATTTTGATGCTGCTGTCTCATATATCGAGTCAAAAGGTGCACCTATCGTTATCAAAGCTGATGGACTAGCCTTAGGTAAGGGTGTTGTTGTTGCTGAAACAGTTTCTGATGCGATTGACTTTACGCGTGATGTATTGACAAACAATAAATTTGGCAAGTCTCGTGTGATTGTTGAAGATTTTCTTGTTGGCGAAGAATTTTCACTGTTCGCTTTTGTAAAAGGTGATCGTTTCTATATGATGCCGACTGCCCAGGATCATAAACGTGCCTATGATAACGATAAAGGCCCGAATACAGGCGGTATGGGTGCTTATTCCCCTGTACCACATATTGCACAGTCAGTTGTTGATACGGCCATTGAGATGATTATCAGACCAGTAGTTTCAGGTATGGTCAAAGAAGATAGATCTTATACTGGTATTCTTTATGTTGGCTTAATCATCACAGCTGCTGGGCCTAAAGTCATCGAGTTTAATGCAAGATTTGGTGATCCAGAAGCGCAGGTCATTTTACCAAGATTGACATCTGACTTTGCTGTTAATATGCTGGATTTGTTATCTGATAAAGTCCCTAGCTTTTCTTGGCTGACTAGCGGCGTAACGCTGGGAGTTGTTGTTGCAGCTAAAGGCTATCCAGGAGACTATGAAAAAGGTGTGGCATTACCTGAAAAGACATCAGGTGAGATCACGACTTATTATGCTGGTGTAGCTGAAAATGATGCGTCGACCCTTGTGACAAATGGTGGTCGTGTCTATCTACTTGAGACGACAGCTGACACAGTTGCAAGTGCACAAGATATCATTTATCAGACATTGGCAGTGCAAGATACAACAGGACTATTTTACAGAACTGATATAGGAGACAAGGCACATGTTTAA